GGACACGTGTCATGACCCCACTTCACTGGGTTCTATGGGACCATGTTGAGCAAAATCATGCATTCACCTCAACACTAGTGAGCTAAACTCAGCCCGGTTTAGGCTGTCCACATGCTCCTCAGAAAGTTAGGCACTAGGAACAGTCCATGGACACTCCCCTCTCCTCTTGGGCACCCACCCTCTGGACTTCCATCTCCCTCTTCTCGGAATCACGCCTGGGGACCGTATGGAGCTGCCAGTGCTCAGGATGCACTTCATCCTCTCAACCTTTGGGAGGTCTGGGTGCTCAGTGACATCCTCGTCCAAACTCTTGATAAAGAAATAATATCCACAGAATTGCAGGCTTCACAGGTTAggtgtaattttttttagtatgcattcaaataaattaactttttttttttttggtgaggaagattgtccctgggcacacatctgtgccagtcttcctctattttgtgcgtGGGATGCTGtcgcagcatggctgatgagtggtatgtaggtccgtgccttggatctgaacccaggaaccccggACCGCGAACTGGAttgcgcaaacttaacccctacgccaccaggccagccccaaataaatgaactattaaaatttttaaaaatgtgtgtccTAAAGAGACTTTCGTGACGTCAGCTACTCCCCGCGTTGGTGGAGGAGGAGCACCATATATTTGATGGAGAAGGGCAGCTGTTCATTAGGCGCCCCCTTGCCTCAGCAGCCACAGTGGGATTCTGGAAGCCTGGAGGTGGGCGGTTACCTCCCTGACCCCTAGTCCCCCTAAGTGCCTGGGAGGGGCCAGGACCCCCGGGAGCTTTGCAGGCAGTCCCTGAGCTGGCCTTGTCCCACCTCTCCATGGACCAGTCTGAGACACTGCTGGTGCACTGCTGACTTCTCTCCCCACATGTTTATCCCCAAGTTTTCTGAGGGGGATTCTGAAAGCCAAGAAAGACGTCTGCAAGTGCCTGTTTCCTCGTTCCGGTTGCACCCAGTGTTGCTGTGGCAACAGGGAGCTGCTGTGGAAGTGACTGGCAGCCCAGGCAGTTCCGGAGGCTGGGGGCGGGCTCCATTTCTCTCCTTGGCAAATCTCCTGCCATGAATGTGTGTTCTGTAACAGTCAGGACGGGGCTATTTTTTATGGCATATGACGCAGCTGTGTAGAGGAGCGcccggctggggctggggcttcGGGGCCGCATCgcccctcctgcctccagatTTCCTGGCCAGTCCGTCCTGTCCTGCAGGCCCCGCAGATGCCCATTCCTGAGGGGCAGACTTCCTGTTGTCACTGGCAGGTGGGCGCAGCTCAGGGAACCATGCCTGCCCTCCTCCAGTTAGGAGGGGGAGAGGCTGTGAGCCTTTAACCCAGCGGGCATTGAAGGTGGGTTCACCCTGCTGTCCTCGGCCTGTTCCTCCCGTTGTCCCGGGCACTTTTCCCTCGCCCGGCATGTTCTCTCGAAACACTGGAAACCCCTTTGCTATGAGGACAGGAGTCTGAAGGGGTGACTCTCGGCTGCATGATGAGCCCTGAGATCTGGAGTCTGGAAGGCTTCACCTGTTCCTCAGGTCTCTTCACGTATTTGGATGTTTTAGTCCAGTTTTTAAAGGTTTTAGACATTGGCTTCATTCTGCTGCCACTGGCCTGTTCTGCTTCCCCGGGCTCTTTCTCTGGCCGAGCACTATGGCCGCACCGGGGGCTTCCGTGGCGAGCCGCTCACTTCTCCAGCCGCCCAGCACACGTCAGCGGAGTGACGCCGTTTCTCCAGAAACAACTTCTTTCCCTGACTTTCACTTCCACCTTTGACACCACCTGTGCTCAGAtcagtttctccttttaataTTTAGCTGAAGTCAGTTTTACAGGGGCTCCAAAACTAAACACTGACACCTCAGGACAGCGTCATTTACCTGAGACAGAGGATGTCTCAGACCCCACGCGGGAGGGATCCCTTTAACACACGTGTTCTCGTGGACAGATGGCCACGTGGTGCGCACCCCACTGGGCTCCCAGAGCAGGACGCTGGACTTGCAGGAGCACAGATTTCTGCCATCGTCGCTGACTCTGGCGAGACCCCCGGGAAGGGCCTGTGCAGGGGCCTGTGTTGTTCAACGGCCTTCGCCGGCTCCTGCTGCACCCCAGTGGTCCTCTGTCATCCCGAGGGACTGGGCTGATGGCGTgcgccctcctccctctcttgcaGGGCCCTGGGCGTCCCCGTAACCGACTACACATATGAGGACTGCCAGCTGGCCCTGGCGGAAGGACAGCTTCGTCTCCCCGCCGATACCTGCCTTCTGGAATTCGCCAGGCTGGTGAGGGGCCTGGGGTGAGTTCTCTGGTTTTTCTTACTCACGAGCCTTGTGACGGGTGTGAGGCTGTGGGTGCCAGTGACAAAGGTGACAGACACCGAAGCGCGGTTTGTTGACAACATGGGGAGTCCTGAGGTGCGCAGCTGAGACGCATCTTGCAGATGGAGGAGCTCTGGCCCTCTCGGGTGTCCGCCCTGCACCTGTTGGCGAGTGGGCTGGAGGTGGCGGGCGCCGAGGGCCGCCTGCAGAGGGTCACAGTGCTCATCCTCAGCGTGCTGGGGTTTCCAAATGCCAGCGTCAGTCCACACGGAGCTATCCTAGAAGCCTCATGCTTGGCGCCACCTGTCTCTCTGGATGCCCCGGGAGGACCCCCCGGCCCTCAGACTGACCTGCTCGAGGGTGGGGTTCCACACGTGCAGGGGCGTAAATGGTGGCAAAGATACTTAGACAAACACACCGTGCACGTCCCAAGAATGAGAGCACCTCTTCCTGACAGTGAACTGGCTGCTTGTTCGATGAGCGAGTTTAGTATTTCGTTGGGTCTTCAGACAGGAACACCCTCCTGTTGTTCGCATCCCGTCATCGTGTGGAAGAACcgttcctctttttttgtttagcCTAAAACCAGAAAAACTCGAGCAGGATCTGGATAGATACGCAGAAAGTGCGAAGACAAGGCGAGGAGAGAAGATCCGTCTGGCGGAGTTCGCGGCCTTCCTGCAGGTCCCGGCCTCGGCCGCAGTGGAAGACTTGTTCTCCCTGTTTGACGAGGTAGGGCTGTCGCCCCCGAGGGCACTGGGGGGAAACCTGCGACTTGTCCAGGGTTACGTGGTTTTCACTAGAACGTAGGTGGAGAAGTAGAGTGGCCCTCACTGCCCGGCCCGCCCGGCCCCGTCGCTCGGGGCATTTTCTCCCACGCCTTCAAGTGCACATACAACTCGACATTGAGGTTAAGCTTTGCTGATGAATGTGCCTGGCGCTTGGGGTGTTTGTAAAGCGAATTGCTCGAAGGCCCACTGATCCCACACTGCGATGCTGGCCTGGCCCGTGGCCCCTTCCACAGTGGCCTCCGCGACCCCGCTCAGCCAGGCCTCGCTCAGCCATCAGCCTGGAGGCCCTCCGCGGCCTCTGTCTGTGTGGGGGGTTTCTCCCTGGTGTAGCACCCgccccctcttccctccacccctgtgATGAGGTCAGACGTCTGGCTGCACGAGGAGTCCACGTTCACGTCACCACAGCCCTGGAAATGCAGGGTGGCCTTACGGGGCCcggggagggtgggaggcagagcaCGGGGCAGGGCGGGTGCCCCTGTTGGCCAGAAAGCCCTGACACTGCTCCCTCCTGGGGGTTTGTGTCGCAACGTGGACGCCTGTGCGGGGGGCCGGCAGGTGCCGGTCACACCGCAGGGCTTGTTGAGGGCGCTCTCAGCCACGAACATGTGTGTTCTCTGTGCACCACATCCTGTGTTTCGTGTGGACAGCATAGCGTGTTCCATGTGAACAACACAGTGTGTTCCGTGTGACAACGCTGAGTGTTCTGTGTAACAACATAACGTGTTCTGTGGGACAATATAGCGTGTTCGGTGTGGCAGTGAGGAGCAGCCTGTCTGGCCTGTGCCAGAACTGGGAGGATGGAGTGAGTCACGCGGGCGCTGACATTGTGCGTGACGAGCTGTGAGCGAACCCTCGCTGAGCACTGGCACCTCACCACCATGTGCGGCTGGTTGTCATTTTCTGCTGGTTCGAGGGCACAGTGGTTTTCTGTGGGAGGAACTTCTCTGCTTCACGGAGGACCTCTGACCCCAGAGCAGAACGGGCAGGCCTGGGGCCTCATGGGACACGCCCTCTGTGGCACCCGCGCTCCTGCCTGAGACCACTGCCCATGCCCACACCTCAAGCATGGGGTCTGGGGCAGCTGTGGGGAGGCTGGCATTTCCCCTCAGGAGACACTGggtgcctcccccaccccagccccataACCTGTGGCCTGTGGTTGACACGGAGCTAGACAACTGACCAGAATCTTCTCTCTGACCAGGGGTCCTGCCTCTGCCGaggtcctccccacctcctcctctctgaccAGGGGTCCTCCCTCGCCCCaggtcctccccacctcctcctctctgaccAGGGGTCCTCCCTCTGCCGaggtcctccccacctcctcctctctgaccAGGGGTCCTCCCTCTGCCGaggtcctccccacctcctcctctctgaccAGGGGTCCTCCCTCTGCCGaggtcctccccacctcctcctctctgaccaggggtcctccctcaccccaggtcctccccacctcctcctctctgaccAGGGGTCCTCCCTCTGCCGaggtcctccccacctcctcctctctgaccAGGGGTCCTGCCTCTGCCGaggtcctccccacctcctcctctctgaccAGGGGTCCTCCCTCGCCCCaggtcctccccacctcctcctctctgaccaggggtcctccctcaccccaggtcctccccacctcctcctctctgaccAGGGGTCCTGCCTCTGCCGaggtcctccccacctcctcctctctgaccaggggtcctccctcaccccaggtcctccccacctcctcctctctgaccAGGGGTCCTCCCTCGCCCCaggtcctccccacctcctcctctctgaccAGGGGTCCTCCCTCGCCCCaggtcctccccacctcctcctctctgaccAGGGGTCCTCCCTCGCCCCAGGTCCCCCTCACCTCCTCTACCAGgagtcctccctctgcccctgtgacctcgccctccccctccaccccactggCTCGCCCCTGTCAGTACAGCTGCCTGCTTATTCAGAGCCACTGCCTGTCCCAGGCTGACCACCTGCCCCACTGAGAACCCTCACATGGTGCACGCTGGGTCTGCAGCTAGCCTGGTGCTGGGGGTTCTGCACGCACAGCCTGGACTCACCTTACTCTGCTTGCTGGTTGTTGACTGCTAGCAGGCGAGGTTCCTGGAGCCCTGATAGGAGCATTGCAGTTTGCTGCTCTGTCTTAGCAAAGCCTTGGCCGGTGGTGGCTGTGACCTCACCTGCACTTTCTCGAGAAACCTCCGGGGCAGGTCATCCCCATGGAGGTTAATTATAACAATCTCAGAGGCGCACGTGGTGCAGTTACCTTGGAGAAACCCGTGGCTTGTCAGTGTTCTTCCAGAGTGCTCTTCACGTCGGCGGGCCGTATCGAGTCCGGGCGGAGCTCAGCTGCAGCTCCCGGCGGAGTGGAACCCCGTGCTCCACTCTCGGGGCTGGGCTGTCCCCTGAGATGTCTCTGTTCTCTTCGGCAGAGCGGAGGTGGCGAGATGGACCTGCGGGAGTACGTGGTCGCCTTGTCTGTCGTCTGCCGGCCATCCCAGACCCTGGACACCATGCAGCTGGCGTTCAAGGCAAGTGTAGAGCGGGCGTAGGTTGACTTGTGGGATAGCACGACCCGGCTGCCATCAGACCTCTGCCAGGATCAGTCTCCCTTGTCGTGCCGGTAAACTCCCTCTGCCTCACGGTACTTTCACTTTGGTTCCTATCGTAAGAAGGGCATGGGGTAGGGTCTGGCTCTGTCCTGGGCCGCCTGAGCAGGGCTGCCGACCCCGTGCTTATCGGCGCTCCCAGCATGGCCTCCGCATCAGCCTCCTGACCTGGGACAGCCGGGCTTACAGCGTTGCCCAAAGCTGGGCCATCCACCACGGGTGCAGAGAGTCTGGGGAAGGCCCATGATGGGGTCCCAGCCCACCTGCAGATTCACCCGGCTGTACTCAGGGCTGGCCTCACCAGGACACTGTCACTGAGGATGGAGCTGGACAGGCTTTGCCCACCTAGAGATGATTTTGTCAGAGTCTCAGAGAGGGTGTGTCTCACAGGTGCAACTCACATTAGCCAGACTCATGAGAACCTGATGTAGAAGTCAGGAGGCCACTAGTCTGACTGCTTGGAGAACCCCCTTCTTGCTTCTGACCCCAGCAGACCCTCTCCACAGCAACACCAGGGAATCCTCCCAGTGCAGGGTGGCGTCTGTGGTCATGCTGGGGGATTCACAGGTGATGGTGATACCTGACCCCCCTGTCTAGGAAagcctggccccttcctccaggcctgggcaggCCGTATCGTGGGCTCCTTCCCCACACGCTGTTCCTGTGGGCCCCCACAGGCAGCTTCTCTGAGGACACGCTGTCCAAGCTGGGACAGAACGACCAGGGGGGAGGCGCTCGGCTTGCTTCTCAGCGTGAACAGCCGAGCCCGGAGCAGGACGTGCTCTGATGGCCCTGCCGAGACTCTCACCCAAGGGGCAGACATAACGGGTGCAGGAGGAGGGGCCGCCAGAGGGAGGTTGGCCCCCACCTGTGCCCACCTTGCCGTAGCGCCTGCTGGATATAGGGCACGTGGCCCACTCGTCTCGGGCAGCCCTCCCTCTCGGGGGCGCACGCAGGGGTTACAGCTCTGCGGCCTGCAGGGACCACACCATCTCTCCACAGGTGCCCTGGTGAAGTGGGCGGCCGGCACCCTGCACCCCCAGTGCCGCGTGTGCTGCCTCGAGCCGACGTCCCAACCTCAGGTTTGAGGTCTCCAGGTGACTGGCCTCGCTCTCACCTGGCAGGGCACGTCCCTGGTGTTCCTGCCACAGCCCTGAGGCACCTCCCCGAGCCCACGGGGCACGGCCAGGGCACAGCCGCTCAGCAGGCAGCCCAGACCCGGTGGGTGGCAGATATGCCACGCTTCCTTGTCCGCAGCCGGACCTCGTCCTGGCTGGTGGTCTGGCACAGACTGAGTTTACAGTGGCACAGACACACGAGGACACGCACAGGCCACTGCACCCCCTGAGGGCGCTCGCGCACGTCCGTGCTGGTCCTCTCGAGTCCcttgtttctgctttctttacCATTGTTACGATTCCATCAAACCTCAAGGTGTGGTCGTGGCACAACTCTTGGCGGCTCCGACGGGGAGAACGGACTCGCAGGTCTCCGCCCGCCCCGTCGTGAGCCCGGCCTCCAGGCAGGTTCTCACGCAGCCTTGGAAATAGTTTTCTGAATGTAGAAACACATGGTCCTGTCCGTTGTCAGTGTCACGGCTTCCGACTCTGAAGCCAGGTGCTCACACCTGTCGGCTGCCGGGTGGGAGGTGCCCGCGGGCATGAGCGGGAGGTGGGGAGGCCGGCTGGGGTTTGGCTCAGCCTGACTGTGAGGCTTCCCCGGCGCCAAGGGGATTAGTCTGCAGATGCTGGAGTCAGCGAGTCTGGAGGTAGGAGGGAGACGAGGCCAAGAGGAGACTCAGAAGTGTCGGCGACGACGGGCGCTGGCTGCAGCCAGGCAtgcgggggagggagggcggggggaCAGACACCTGGAGGGAATGGCCCAGGCAGCCCCCCAACACGGGAAACCAAACAGAGGCCATCAGAGAGAGGATGTGGTCCGGTGGGTCACCGCCTCCCGAAGGTCAAGCAAGGTGGCAGCGCATTCGTCCCACTGACAAAGGCCCGTGAGCACCCACGTGTGCCGGGTGAGGCCAGGGCAGGCAGCGGCCCTGAGCGGGCAGGTGAGCGTCCCACATGGAGCCCCTCCGGGTGGAGGCAGGGTGAACATTGGGAACAGTTTTGGGGTCGGGGGCAGGTCTGGGGTCCGGGTCACAGAGTCTGCGTGAAGCAGGAGCTGCGGAGTTGGGGGGAGCCCACAGATGGGCCGGCTGGAGCTCAGGGGCCCCCCGCTCTCCTGCAGCCCCGTCTGCACATCCACGAGGCCGCAGGCTGTAAGGGGTTGTGTGCCCGCCTAGCCTGTGGGCAGCCGCGCTGTGGCTGGACCGGCCCCTGTGGGTCGTCCTCTGCAGGACGCCAGGGAGATTTGACAAGATGAGGTTTGTCACTCGCAGTCCTGGGGGGACACGGACTCCTGGGCCACACAGCGAGGTCGCGGGAGAGACGGCGCATGGGGTTCTGCCTTTGTTGGGTCAAGGGCGGGGGCCCGGGGTTTCATGAGCTCACTTTGTTGgtgaatttaaaatgtaagagTGGGAATGGGGGcgcaggaagggagagggggcCACTCAGGCCTTTCTGAGGGGGCTTTGTGGGTGGGCTGCCTGGTCCTTTATCCGGGGGTCTTGCTAGTGGCCGTGTTGTACGGCGGGTGGCGTGTCCATTCCAGGTGGACGCCTGGGCAGTCAGAGGCTTTGAGTCAGGCACTGACAGAACGATGTGTGTGCCCCTCTTTCCTGGTGAatttgaaagagaagagcaggCTTTAGAGCTTCCATGACCCGTGAGCTCCCCCTAAGGATGGTTTGGCGCCAGTGGCGGCAGCTCTGAGCAGTGGGATCAGGGCCTGCTGGAGAGCCGGGGTCGCCAAGGAGGAGCCGGCCACCCTGGGCGTGGGGGCTGGCGGGGGCGAGGACAGAGGGCTGGCTGCAGGGTGACGTGGGCCTCTGGTTTGCAGATGTACGGGTCTGAGGAGGACGGCAGCATAGACGAAGACGCCCTGTCCAGCATCCTCAAGACCGCCTTAGGGGTGGCCGAGCTGACCGTGACCGACCTTTTCCGGGCGATCGaccaggaggagaaggagaagatcACGTTTGGTAAGTGGGCCCAGCTGTGCAGGGAGGTGTCCCCAGGAGATGAGCAGCAGCCACAAGTGGAGTCCCTGCCCACAGGGCTCACCAGGCCGCCCTGCCCTCGTGGGGCACAGACAGACGTTCTGGGGAGGAGGGTTCCTCCCGGAGCCTGGCGGGGGTGAGTGGGAGCCTCAGGTCTCATTTCTGCACAATTCCTAGAAGCGGATCCCAAGCCTGGCTGTGGAGCTCAGGGCCCCACGAGAGATGCTGTCCCTGGGGCTGCAGGCGGCCTGTGCGAGGCCGGGCTGGAATGGGTGGCCCACAAGCGTCCACGATCAGGGTCCTTGAGGAGGAGCAGACCTGACCCCATCAGGACTGGCCTCTGCAGGGGTCTCCTCTCCCAGGGATGTTCTGGCTTCCTCACCTGTAGCCACACAAGGCAGGTGGCCGAGATCCCCAGGGACTCAGACCTGAACCCTGGCTGCGGgcaaaggaggaggggctggggcagtgggACCCCAGGAGGCGGCCCCCTCGCCCACCAGCAGGCACGCACATTTCAGAACCAACACGTGTCCTCGCTAAAAACAGAGCCGACGTTTGCTCAGGAAAGGTCACTGCTCACGTCTTGCTTGAACGTGTTTTTAAAATTGCGCCCAAATGTCAGACACGGGTGTGTGTGTTGGAACAGCTGTGTGCGCGTGTGTCTGCCTCGGAAGCCAGCAGTGCGCCTGCTGCCTTGGGCTTGTGGCTAACCCGCTGCAGACCTCCTCCTGATTCCTCCTGGCGGAGCTCAGCGTGTCTCCCACGGCCACCGGAGTCCACAGTCTCTGTGCCCAGGCCCTGAGTGTCACCAAGCTCTGGGGCCCTGAGCGCTCTCCACCCCAAGGCCACCGGGGACGCACAGGCACAAAGCCAGTCAGGCCCCACAACCAGCTCGGAGGTGGCGCCCATGCGTGCCTCGTCTCCCCTGAGCATGGCCGTGTCCATCACTAGTGTCTCAGAGAGTCTCAGGTCACTGCCTGGGTGCTTCATCCAGCCCCTAAAGCAGCTCCTTTGATGAACGGCACCTCCCCCCCTCACGTGCCGAGTACCCGGATCAGACCCGTGAGTTCAAAATCCCgctgtttctttccatttccccaaAGCGGGAATTGCTGAAGTGCGCAGCAGCCGCTCCTCTGTCTGCACAGCGATTCCGTGCACAGCAGAGCTGAAGTGCAGGTGCCCCCTGCCCTCCAACAGCATCCGCAGAGTCCAGTCCCCCTGGAGCGGGTGAGGCGACACCCACACGGTCCGGGGAAAGAGCCCACGAATTCCAGACGGGGCCCCCGATGTCCCAGTAACCAAAGGTGCCTTTGTCTTTCCAGCTGACTTCAACAGGCTGGCAGAGACATCCCCCAACTTTGCAGAGGAGTACCTGTACCCCAGCCAGACGCGCCCTGACAGCCCCGCCCAGCCCCCGCCGGCTCCAGCCCCCAACGGCTTCTGCGTTGACTTCAGCCCTAAAAGCTCGGACGCTGGGGAGAAGCCTTTTCATAAGAAACTGGACTAGGACGGAAGGTTCTGGAGAGACGAGGCCTCTCCTGCCCCAGTGCCGGTGCCACCCCACCACCACGTGGCGCCAGTCCCGTCTGCCATGCCAGCCCTGGGTTCTGCTCTCCCACAGACGCCGCGTTCACGTCCTCAGGCCCGAGTCCTGGGAGACCCAGGCGTGGTTCTGACCCTGTTTCTTTGTGAAGAGCCCGGCATGTGGGAGGGCCCCGCTGCAGAGCCATGGAGGGGACCCGCGCAtggcctgccctgcctgcctcggCCGGCTCCACGCACCCTCCCTTCCGGGGCAGGCGGGCAGGCAGGGGGCTCGGTGTGGCTTGTTCTCCCTGGGCCCCCAGTTCTCAGTGTCCCTCACGgttctccctctgtcctcctgggTCAGCCCTCCGTCTCCGCGTGCACAGCAGACGGGTCCCGGGCGTGTGATTCCGGCACAGAACCATCACCCACTGCGTGGCGTCCGCGTGCAGAGCCGCCCCtggtttttaaagtttctatatTTGTGGGAGCTCACAAGCATTTTATAAACTTCATTTAGATACTTCAGGAAAcattcagcatttttttaaaaaacaaaagagattgTTTTTCTACACTTCATTTTCGTTTGAGGGTCAGAGGACATCTGTTTATGGGCCTGACTTTGAGAGAAGCTGTCCGGGCTTCGACTCCCTTCTCTGCAGCCCCTGAGCTGGGTCCACGCCGGCGTCTGGGCCCCACGGCGCCGGCCGGCCGCCCTCTACCTGCCCGTCCTCCTAAAGCCCCTGTTTATACACGTGACCCGCTGGGTGTTGGTTTCTGTGTCACGTGATCTGCTTCGCTGTGCGTGGACTCGATCAACGCGGGGTGCTGGGGAGCGGCTGAGGCAGGGTGCGGACAGCCCGCCTGCTTCTTGGTGGTGGATGTGGCTTGGCTTGGCACGGCAGATC
The window above is part of the Equus przewalskii isolate Varuska chromosome 20, EquPr2, whole genome shotgun sequence genome. Proteins encoded here:
- the LPCAT1 gene encoding lysophosphatidylcholine acyltransferase 1 isoform X3, with the translated sequence MLEVVDFLLRAILRTMWFAGGFHRVIVKGRQALPTEAAILTLAPHSSYFDAIPITMTMSSIVMKAESRDIPIWGTLMQHIRPLLVSRSDKDSRRKTVEEIKRRAQSNGKWPQIMIFPEGTCTNRTCLITFKPGAFIPGVPVQPVVLRYPNKLDTITWTWQGPGALKILWLTLCQFHNQVEIEFLPVYSPSEAEKKDPVLYASNVRRVMAAALGVPVTDYTYEDCQLALAEGQLRLPADTCLLEFARLVRGLGLKPEKLEQDLDRYAESAKTRRGEKIRLAEFAAFLQVPASAAVEDLFSLFDESGGGEMDLREYVVALSVVCRPSQTLDTMQLAFKMYGSEEDGSIDEDALSSILKTALGVAELTVTDLFRAIDQEEKEKITFADFNRLAETSPNFAEEYLYPSQTRPDSPAQPPPAPAPNGFCVDFSPKSSDAGEKPFHKKLD